The genome window CAGACACTTTTGTCTTTACATCGGTATACGACGGAGGTGCGTAATCTATTCTCGTAATTTGTTTCGATTGGAATTCGACGGCTATCccgtcattttttttacaaaaattagtctggccacatttttttcgaatcaatCAAAGTTACCTCCATATTCTTCCGACAACAGATTGTTTCGGTCTCGTTagatgaaagaaatttttcgtaaattaaaACATGAATTCTGACAAAAATCCGAATAAAAAGTACAAAAAGTCCATCGATAGCAAAAGTACCAGTGACTGCACATGTAGTCTGCGTCAAATATCTTCAAACAGTATTCCAATCGTTAAACTGGACCAGAAACGACTGCGCACTACATCCAAAAAAAAGTGCCGTCATGTTCACAATAAAGTAGTGTCAAAGGTCGTAATCCGAATGATTATattattttacgtgttacggcatgtttcattttcatttacatagCCTAATCACGTggttacgaggttccaagttgtgtatttgacaagtgggatGTTACAgtccgacccgaaggggatcAAATGCACAACTttgaacctcggaagtaatatactaataCTCCCGACACCGCAAAGCTTCACAGCTGAactaaaatatgtttttctttgatttgcAGAAATTCCTAGGCGAAGATTGTTCTACTAGTGAAAATGCAGGTCCTTCCATTAGTGACGATAACGATGACAAAGAAGGTGATAAAGAttcgaagaaaaagaaaaatcgttgtGCTGTTTGTCGTAAAAAGGTCGGATTAACAGGTAAATACAGACATATTCATTTCAACAACGATGCTGTTTCGGAAATTCTGACTCGAGGGAAAATTAAGAACGTCAGATAAGTTAACACGAAAGTTATGAAGTTGTGAATGACTGACACTTGAAGAATGTAGATCGCTTTTCGTATAACAGTAATTTCACAAAGTTCTCTCCTTCCGAACTCAAACAATATTTATGTTGTGCTATACTAAAAACCAACAGTTATCTGATTAGCTATGTCCAAATCATCGAAAAGctgattaattaaatttggttgaaGCCTCTCCCGCATTAAACTACCGAATTCATATCCTTAAGCATTGGCCATAAACACAAGCACATTTCGGTAATATATTTTTCACACAGAGCCAAATGGCCAAATAATCAAGACTCTATCTTGATGAAGTCTGGTTTGTGTAGCTGCATAGACGTCTATTTCAGCTTGGgtcaaggtttttttttcgtaaaggAGTGTGCTGCTTTCATGTATAGCCAAAATGCTATTGAAAATCGGCCAGTCCCTATGCGACTAATGTCGAAGATGAAGATGAAAGCAAAATTAAAGTATATTTGTTTGGCCGCAAGGTACACAATATTTTTGCagtcgttttattttattcgtttaagtaaaaacgaaacgaaattgCAGCTATCCCAATTATAATGTTTTCCTTCACCAGTGTTGTAAACGTGAGGTGGTGGGCCACTCACGTTTTGCCTATATATTCACTTTGGCATATTGGgtttatattgattttgttgttttaaccTGAATCGATgctgaatttcaattttttttttactattctTTACTCAttctccgttttttttttctccgttCTTCCTACCACAGGTTTTGAATGCCGATGCGCTGGCCTTTTTTGTGCAGTACATAGATACAGTGATAAACACGATTGCACATTTGATTATCGAGAACATGGAGCCCAGGAAATTAGACGCAATAATCCCGTCGTTGTgggtgaaaaaattcaaaaaatttgaactcTTGTGCCATCAgtttattaataataattaaactcctaattacataaaaaaagaagaagttataattaaacaaaaacaaacaaaaaaaagataaaaaaaatgaagagaaaggaaacatgaaatgaaaatttgaagtaaacaaaaaaaaatatttgaaaaagtaaattgaaatttctaattcaaaatttatcatCCATTTAccgttaaattttcgttttttaattaattaaatttagttGATAATTtcattagaatatttttttcttttcttgtttttcttttttaaattaaacgtAAACAAAAATGCGAGCGATAGGTAAAGATCCCTGTTTAATTATCCGGAAAAAACTGCtttgtataaaaataattaattatcgAAACCACACCACCCCCATTTATATTtgacattaatttttttgacaaaaaaattaacaaaaaaaatttgaaatttgaaatttttcttttcttttgttcttttaGTTGACCAATAAatatattgaatttaaaatccaCCATTTGAATCTTATTCTTATTGtattatcgaaaaaaaagaaaggaagAAAACCAACAAGTGAAATGTGCATTTTGTTTCGCTGCTTTTCGTCTTTTACACTGACACTGGTAAAATCTTACGTTTTTGTGATCAagtttctttgaaaataatgACAATAGAAACATTTCGATTTAAAAGCGAGAAAAAAGACTGGGACACTTGGAAAtgatttgagaaatttttctttttcgttttttttttttaaaataattttcatttcaaccacaaaccgattttttttttatttcacaaataaaataaattccgaTTGAATTTCAATAATGGAGAGGGATGACATTGCTTCGGATAGGAATTTGTTTTAGATTTGTTTTCTCCGGCCGAATAATTTTCCAGATGGAAGAAAAACCATAATCGAATTCTTTCCCATTCATTGCGAAAACATTGTCCTgctaaaaatgcaatttatttttaaaactccggacaaatattttttctgtcacccagacttttattttcaaatcatttttgtaAACCACCACTTTTCCTAATGTAGACATTGAAGAAATCGCTAACGGTTAATACgaatttttacaaatgttTTTGTGGATTACGAAAGTAATAACCGTAACAACCAAAAGATATGGAGCCTATAAATATGGAATGAAGTAATTCGGGCCATTTAACCTTTTTAGACTAACAATATTGTGATATGACACAACTaactagaagaaaaaaaaaaacaaaaaaaaaactttttatcgaAAGATATTATCGATGGCCTGACACCAGACGAGACACATTAATATTATTGTGCTTCTACGAAgacttatttttaaaaaaaatatttttattttctgagtCAATTTCTGTGTACAACGAAACCGTCAATAAAAACcaacaatgaaaatcattgttGAGCGTAATGATagcagaaaaattaaattagttttgttACTCAACTTGTGTTATTATGTTGTACGTGAACATTCACCTGATTCACCTGCACCTATGTGAcgcaatattttttgtttgttcttaAACCAAAATCATTCAGTGGATGGTAGCAATATATTTCGTTCATGGATTACCTATTCGTGTAAATACACACAAGGCTGATAAATGTGgctagcaaaaaaaaaaaatcttcggaAAGCGTCAAGGTTGACAGATCATTAATTGCTTCCCGATAGGCTTTGATTGCCTTCATCGGCTCTTCGGTGCAACCACGTTTGAAGTGATAAACGTGTCTAGTTcgatcaaaaacaaaatcatgacTGACGGCTCAATGGGAACTGACAGACGATACATTGCTATTATTTTTCTAATAACGCtgtgataaaatgaaaataaaatgtttaatggAATGATAGTTGCTAGCAGCTAAGACTCAATTTAGAAAGGACGTAAAACAATGTGTCATTATTGTAAATCATTAATTGATATAGAACGATCATTCCCATGAATCAATCGCAATGTGATTCACcagtagaaaattttaaatccgtaaaatccaaaaaattgtaacgaaGTCGAATCGCAGGAGCAtgttttgtcgaaaaaaatcAGTGCTTGTGACTTTGACGAAAATGTTAATGCTGAATCTAATCGGCGCTACTCAAAAACTGCCACCCGATGATTATAATGTCAATCTAGAATTATTagtttttcttgttatttcCGATTTCGTCTCAACGGTCAATCTCAAACAGTTCATAGAAGAAATGGAAAACGAAGTAAAGAACAATCGAAATGTTATAACACGAGCAAAGTGCACAAAAATAGTAAATCCAATAggtagaaaattttgtttgaaatttaccGTAAAATCTAACGTTTTCcggtaaattaaaaacaaatttaccagTTGGATGCACTACACAACAAATATGCGATcctaacatttaaaaaaagaagaaaaacacacGCAACCCGATATAGTTCGTTATCACGTTGTTTAAAATTAgcaaacgaaaatgaaaatgtaattttaatcgaaaaatgaGTCCGCGGTGGTGGTAAATGGAGGGTAatattataatttttgtttttgttttggtcAGAATAAGATATAATTTCTTGCTTCTGTTTTATAGATTTTAATGCTTTaaagataaaattaaatgttgtttGATCTTCGACataaaaacggttttttttctgcGTTTTATTTTTACGTTATTTAaccagaaataaatttaaataaaaagaaacaaaaaatatttgcgttATTTAGCTACAAAaaggatttttaaaaaaatcgtgaaaaaaccaaacgaaataaaacgaaaattgttcacatttttctctcttttcgttttatgttccgtttttattttgctttagTGAGCCTATGGGTAGATATGAGTTTGACTTATGaatacaatttgtttttcctaGTTTCatctttgttttaattttaaatgattttttttttaatttatgcaaATAGCTGACCATCTGCCAATTTTTATAATGTTAGTTGcgttctttcttttttgttcacaatgtgaattagttttcattttctttttttttgtactggtgtttttgttgaaaaaaaaaaactgtgtgATGATCATCATGCTCGTATGTTTAGCCGTagaaaatacaaaagaaataaaattgaagaagaaaaaacaaaataatttttatcgaaaatgttttctattaTACAAAACTGGGTAGCTGGCTTGATATCCCATATCTATTTGATAAGTTCTAAGATTGCTTCTATTGTGTAcacacattaaaaaaaacgtttttagcaAGGTCCCAGCAGCATACTGTATAAACCAAAAGgaaattattaaatgttttttttgataatagaGCAGCAAGACTAAATTTAGATTTTGCATGACTTTCTGGTTTCTGGTTAGCCAGcacctaattttttttattttggttttgtttgttattctAAATTGATTTTAGTCTTTAAGTGCAAAAAAAAGCTGAAATGTAAATTCTTACCAAGACATTTTTCGTTATGCAGATAACGATTATGtcatttattgtttgtttgaagTATTGAAAGACTTGACGGTGCTACGATATAATATGAGTGTGAAAGTAAGATTCGTCTCAAAAATCGGCTTTTTGAACACTGTGACACAATCGGTTATTACAGAAGTTGCTTCAATGTCTGTAGAAATTGTGTGAAAACAAATGACGAAAATGATGTCTTTCAACAAAAGGTGGTAAGTGACGAAAATAATAACCAATAttatcataaaattgattCACATCTCAACTCAGGGTAACATTggaaaccaaaaaataaaaatgtagacTTAAGGCGGGCTTACatttaatattgaaataaagaaaaatcaatttagtcAATGTCATTAGCTCTTCCCAATTAACCCGTGACTACAATTGATATGTGTTGTCCAGTCGCACTTTCCGTATGCAGCACGTTTTAATATAAATATCAACTTTGCTGTGCCAATCCGCGTGATTAatttaatgagaaaaaaacaaaacaaaggaAAGCgacaaaaacttaaaataattGCTTCTGTTGCGCCGAATGATTGGAATCCGACATACAATTCACTTTATATGTGCAGGCAACACATTAAATTCAGGCCACTGCCTCAACGTTccgttgttttatttttatgttgtaTGGTGCAAATGGGAGCACACATCTTTCGTCTTTGTTTTAGAAGTGAAACCGCCGTTGTGACTACATCTTTTGACACATCGAaaaggttttctttttttttttgttaattttcttttccctATTTAATGACATTTGAAAGAATGCTGGGGAAATGCATTATCTGAAGCCAAATAGCTTTACGCAAAAGGTGGTTAGATGGTTGGACCTCTTGCAAAAGAGTTATTAAAAGAGTGGACGGGATTTAGATTGTCAGTTCTTTCGTAAAACTGTTTGTTGGTTCCATTGTGTAAAAAAGGGAAGCAAATATCgaattttattggtttttctgtttattttggttttttttttcggtcagTACTTTGTTGTCGtgcaatttgatttgaaaaacatttttgtttgtcttttCCTCGTTTTGTTTCCAATATAACATTTGTTCGACATTTTTCTTCTCGTTTCGTTTATTTGTTCTAATTTCGTTCCCATACAAAAGAAACGCAAAGGGCAAATTTTAAACTCCAAAaggtaaagaaaaaaaattgaaaaaaaaatttgtagaataaaaggaaaaatgatgaaaaaaaaaagaaaaaaatatatttgtaatgaaaagaaaaacttgatGTTTTTGAACTGATTAATTAGCGCTTAGTGTGTGAGTGATGTTTTCTTGTCTCTTCTTTAATtgcaatttcacattttaaattaataacaaaaaatagagGAGTAAAAAgactaaattaaaataaaagaaaaaaactacaaaaaaattcaattttttgacaaaaaaaaaatcattttcgtttttgtttttaatttttgttcgtcTGCCTGGACATTATATATCTATGATAACGTGTTGCAATatatattattaaaaaaaaaaacaaagagaaAAACTGCTTTCACATTATATTATCAAAGATCAAGATactaaaaatttttatctTGTCTTGTCTGTaaaaagaagaataaaataattaaaaaaaaaccggtaGACAAACAGTTTTGTTGGTTTCGcggtaaaacatttcaatgaaaacgTACGAGAGCgaaaaatagtcatttacataacTAGCGATAAAAAGGTTGACAGGTCCAGTTTTGATGTGATATCATTATCCGAGGCGttgccgaggtcaataaacacacagaTAAACTCATGGTCAGTAAACATACGCAATAACGTGtgacttttcgtttttaaCCCGAGTTATGTAAAGGACTTTCCATGCTGATGGCGTCGAAATTGCTTGACTTATGAAAAGAACGGTTATCGACGCATGtcgcatgtaaaatacattgaAATCCTGTCAGTTAATCAATACTTTATCAAATTCTTTggcttaaaaaaaaagttcaataaaaaatgttttttgataGAATAGTTTTGATTAAAGACCAAATAACGAATAAACAATTTGCTTATGAACATAAttttaaacagaaaacaaCCGCATAACGACACACAGCAGAAGAACAAAATAACGAAAAGTGAAAACGTGAGAAAAAaggaaactttttatttttcgattttaaagtgatttcattttgttggGGGCATCTTGTTTAATTTTATCGGCACCAATCGACACGGGCCTTTTGATTcgacaatttaacaaaaacgaaatctataaaattaatcaaaaaaccAATTAATTGAGCcgcgaaaaaatgtttaatagaaaacttaattaaattgcacacacacacacagaatGAAAGTTTGACGCAAGCAAATTGTTTAGTGGTAAATTtgcattaaaatgtaaaaaatattaattaacttttaataattgattgtaatttgaaaaaaaaataattaaaaaaatcgaaaaaaaataaattttgaaaaataaaattttaattttttgaaagtttttttttggtttagtTTAATTTGGTTGATcgcaataataaaaaacgtCTGGTgaaaaagaaatggaaaatgttttaagttttattttttgtttaatttgtattttttgttcgtAGCTAAACCACACTATACCTTCATTTTCGATTATAATTGAAACAACAcacagaaaagaaaagaaaaatgaagaaaaaataaatgatataACAGAATATCTAAcaacatgtaaataaataaataaaaaaaagaaaaatggaagaagaaaaaaaaacacaaaaaaaacatatatttttagtaggaaaattattttttatttttattttgttttaggTTCTCAAAACATATGTTTTATCATTGTAATTAATTCTAtattattaattataaaaaaaatgaaaacctaAAAAACaagtataaatacacaaaatcacattttgaagaaaaaaaagaagaaaaaaaattgtctattgtattatatacattatatattttactttattgTTTCGGTTCTAATATTGATCAATTATTacaaaaggaaagaaaaaaaatcatatgaaTAAAGTATCGTACTAGAAGCTATCATTTTGAGCcgatttgtttcatttattttctttttgtcaacTTCAAGGCCATAACATTATTCTGCAGTAACGAAATCGCCTTCCTGatggttgattttgatcgagcCACGTACTACACAACTCACACTACAACGTTAAATTGTGTAAAATTCTACTTTTagaagtttttggtgtaaagtggattaaataaatttaataccatttttaacaaaaaatgtttttttatatctCACGAATACTTAAATGCCCTAaggatcgtgcaaatctaattttcgtaattagtttaca of Bradysia coprophila strain Holo2 chromosome X unlocalized genomic scaffold, BU_Bcop_v1 contig_26, whole genome shotgun sequence contains these proteins:
- the LOC119069282 gene encoding AN1-type zinc finger protein 5, translated to MERESNPMPMCRSGCGFYGNPAQDGLCSVCYKDSLRKKQQPPVSSTPVSVPSPQQTQSFNSVTVTNTAQPTVQSLQINEKDKFLGEDCSTSENAGPSISDDNDDKEGDKDSKKKKNRCAVCRKKVGLTGFECRCAGLFCAVHRYSDKHDCTFDYREHGAQEIRRNNPVVVGEKIQKI